One Equus asinus isolate D_3611 breed Donkey chromosome 19, EquAss-T2T_v2, whole genome shotgun sequence genomic region harbors:
- the LOC139041070 gene encoding olfactory receptor 9S13-like, giving the protein MPPHRNGSLSVASLQEFVLEGFEGGLETQALLFAVFLALYLGTVLGNLTMIVVLTQDARLHSPMYFFLKNLSFLDLCYSSVIAPNALANFFSSSKVITFEGCATQLFFFSLLGTTEAFLLNVMAYDRFMAICSPLHYPITMCPSACTRLVLGNFCAGCLNSIVQTASTFSLPFCSSNHIDHFFCDVTPLLRLACASTAINELLLFGLCGLIVVGTTLLVLVSYGYITVTILRMQSGAGRHKVFSTCGSHMMAVSLFYGTGFVMSAQPGAVESMEQGKVVSVFYTLVIPMLNPLIYSLRNKDVKEALWKLSQKHTAL; this is encoded by the coding sequence ATGCCGCCCCACAGAAATGGAAGCCTCTCGGTAGCGTCTTTGCAGGAGTTTGTGCTGGAGGGGTTTGAGGGTGGCCTGGAGACCCAGGCCCTGCTCTTTGCTGTGTTCCTGGCCCTGTACCTGGGGACCGTCCTGGGGAACCTCACCATGATCGTGGTCCTCACCCAGGATGCGCGTCTGCACTCCccaatgtacttcttcctcaaGAACCTCTCCTTCCTGGACCTGTGCTACTCATCGGTCATTGCCCCCAACGCCCTGGCCAACTTCTTCTCCTCGTCCAAGGTCATCACCTTTGAGGGCTGTGCCACCCagctcttcttcttctccctgctgGGCACCACTGAGGCTTTCCTCCTGaatgtgatggcctatgaccgcttcATGGCCATCTGCAGCCCCCTGCACTACCCCATCACCATGTGCCCCTCGGCTTGCACCCGCCTGGTGCTGGGCAACTTCTGTGCAGGCTGCCTCAACTCCATTGTGCAGACTGCCTCCACATTCAGCCTCCCGTTCTGCAGCTCCAACCACATTGACCACTTCTTCTGCGACGTGACCCCCCTGCTCCGGCTTGCCTGCGCCAGCACAGCCATCAACGAACTTCTCTTGTTTGGCCTTTGTGGGCTCATCGTCGTGGGGACCACACTCTTGGTCCTTGTCTCCTATGGCTATATCACAGTGACCATCCTGAGGATGCAATCAGGAGCTGGGAGACACAAGGTCTTCTCCACCTGTGGCTCCCACATGATGGCGGTGTCCCTCTTTTATGGGACTGGCTTTGTCATGTCCGCCCAGCCGGGAGCTGTCGAGTCCATGGAGCAGGGCAAGGTGGTCTCTGTCTTCTACACCCTGGTCATCCCGATGCTCAACCCCCTCATCTACAGTCTGCGGAACAAGGACGTGAAGGAGGCCCTGTGGAAGCTGAGCCAGAAACACACAGCCTTATGA